A stretch of the Schistocerca serialis cubense isolate TAMUIC-IGC-003099 chromosome 2, iqSchSeri2.2, whole genome shotgun sequence genome encodes the following:
- the LOC126458347 gene encoding uncharacterized protein LOC126458347 encodes MLRHSIAAFLLVAACSGDLYPRFEKVVRDPLVFDLLYSTTAGAHNESWYFDAPVNVTYFIIPTQMTWSSGPEANGTYVEDVELLIYEVYDRSETYLVGNGSYSGTVSMGKTLHIPVMNITTGGELYVRQYLTSLGYNYILSFHFKTTGMYPWYMTRTFSSYSPVSSYTDVEGLAIGLTFSNA; translated from the exons ATGCTCCGCCACTCGATCGCTGCCTTCTTGCTGGTGGCTGCGTGCTCTG gcGACCTGTATCCCAGGTTCGAGAAGGTGGTCCGAGACCCGTTGGTATTCGACCTGCTCTACAGTACCACAGCTGGTGCTCATAATGAATCTTGGTACTTCGATGCTCCAGTCAACGTGACCTATTTCATCATCCCAACTCAGATGACTTGGTCCTCAG GTCCAGAGGCGAACGGAACGTACGTGGAGGACGTGGAACTGCTCATCTACGAGGTGTATGACCGTTCGGAGACTTACCTGGTTGGCAACGGTTCATACTCTGGGACGGTCAGCATGGGTAAAACGCTCCACATACCCGTGATGAATATCACGACTGGAGGCGAGCTATACGTTAGACAGTACCTCACCAGTCTGGGATACAACTACATCCTCAGCTTCCACTTCAAGACGACCGGAATGTACCCCTGGTATATGACGCGTACATTTTCCTCGTATTCCCCTGTGAGTTCTTACACTGACGTAGAGGGTTTAGCTATTGGACTAACTTTCAGCAATGCCTAG